The Tripterygium wilfordii isolate XIE 37 chromosome 17, ASM1340144v1, whole genome shotgun sequence genome has a window encoding:
- the LOC119982204 gene encoding uncharacterized protein LOC119982204 isoform X1: MTCFYENNSNSFLEAEVAKLRHELKLLVGKKEVCAMCSSSMHTIKACPHNPVWQEVTASRIYSQNRVGYSNMYNLGWRDHPNFSWTHQLGQSSMIPQFEQRIEPKKPCLEDMFARFIHGTQASIQKLCTQLGQIANVVNERSQTEVNPRGMEHAKAIRTLRSSKSYGREDKDVILGDERVKDTSVVPPSSQEETDQLIPPSAPPVAPLKERVYIPPLPFPQQFQKQKKDRHMLDIMELFKKVHINIPLLDAIKQIPSYAKFLKDVCTNKRKFAEHERVMLNEERSVVLLNKLPPKLKDPGSFTIPCVIGNL; encoded by the coding sequence ATGACTTGTTTCTATGAGAATAATTCAAACTCCTTTCTTGAAGCAGAAGTGGCAAAATTGAGACATGAGTTGAAGCTACTAGTTGGAAAGAAAGAGGTATGTGCTATGTGTTCTAGCAGTATGCATACTATTAAAGCGTGTCCACATAATCCCGTATGGCAAGAGGTGACTGCATCCCGAATATATTCACAAAATAGAGTTGGGTACTCTAACATGTACAATCTGGGTTGGAGAGATCACCCAAATTTTTCGTGGACACACCAGCTAGGACAGTCCTCAATGATTCCACAGTTTGAGCAACGAATCGAGCCGAAGAAGCCTTGTCTTGAGGATATGTTTGCCCGATTCATACACGGTACTCAAGCTTCAATTCAGAAATTATGTACACAATTGGGACAGATAGCTAATGTGGTGAATGAGAGGAGTCAAACCGAAGTTAATCCAAGAGGTATGGAGCATGCAAAGGCAATTAGAACTCTACGAAGCAGCAAGTCATATGGCAGAGAAGATAAGGATGTGATTTTGGGGGATGAGAGAGTTAAAGATACATCAGTTGTGCCTCCATCATCACAAGAGGAAACTGACCAATTAATTCCTCCTAGTGCACCACCGGTTGCCCCATTGAAGGAGAGAGTTTACATACCTCCTCTACCTTTTCCTCAACAAtttcagaagcaaaagaaagacaGACACATGCTGGATATCATGGAATTGTTCAAGAAAGTTCACATCAACATTCCTCTGTTGGATGcaattaaacaaattccatcatATGCCAAGTTCCTCAAGGATGTTTGCACTAATAAAAGGAAGTTTGCGGAGCATGAGAGGGTGATGCTAAACGAAGAGCGCAGTGTTGTTCTACTTAATAAATTGCCACCAAAGTTGAAAGATCCAGGGAGTTTTACAATCCCTTGCGTTATTGGCAATTTATGA
- the LOC119982204 gene encoding uncharacterized protein LOC119982204 isoform X2 — protein MPLSVFQQLGVGEMQPTSISLQLAVRSIKFALGIIEDVLVKVDHFVLPADFIILDMEECREVPIIMGRPFLATAGTIIDVKKGLLTMNVLGELAKFRVFEDMKRQEDMEECNQLDIIEKPAHTNFISQVNNDEIKTSFEHRKLTQATVDEGVDMVTVLNSAQPLKGRQIAELLGPPSPRAVPSIQQAPKLQLKLLPTHDMPIGPKEFSPGHKVLLNNSTLKLFPWKLRSRRHDPFQVAQFYPNEAVDSQNLERDKEFKVDMHRLKPYLEVGYDAAKSIT, from the coding sequence ATGCCTTTATCTGTTTTTCAGCAACTAGGTGTTGGAGAGATGCAACCAACGTCAATAAGCTTACAACTCGCGGTTCGGTCCATCAAATTTGCacttggaattattgaagacgTGTTGGTTAAAGTGGATCATTTTGTACTTCCGGCGGATTTTATTATACTTGATATGGAAGAATGCCGAGAAGTTCCCATCATCATGGGTCGTCCATTCTTGGCAACCGCTGGCACTATTATTGATGTGAAGAAGGGTTTGTTAACAATGAATGTCCTAGGAGAGTTAGCGAAGTTTCGAGTATTCGAGGACATGAAGAGACAGGAGGATATGGAGGAGTGTAATCAGCTGGACATTATTGAGAAGCCTGCACACACCAATTTTATTTCTCAAGTCAATAATGATGAGATAAAAACTAGCTTCGAGCATCGAAAATTGACTCAAGCTACCGTTGATGAAGGAGTGGATATGGTAACTGTGTTAAACTCTGCTCAACCACTAAAAGGGAGGCAAATTGCTGAACTTTTAGGGCCTCCAAGTCCACGAGCAGTACCATCCATACAACAAGCTCCTAAACTGCAACTTAAATTGTTGCCCACTcatgacatgccaattggaccGAAAGAGTTCTCTCCGGGCCACAAAGtccttttgaacaactctacgcTCAAGCTATTTCCATGGAAATTACGTTCAAGAAGGCACGATccttttcaagttgcacaaTTCTACCCCAATGAAGCTGTTGATAGTCAAAACTTGGAGAGGGACAAAGAATTTAAAGTTGACATGCATCGTCTAAAACCATATCTTGAAGTTGGCTATGATGCTGCCAAGTCCATCACTTGA
- the LOC119981917 gene encoding anti-H(O) lectin 1-like produces the protein MFVFLLLFAFLNQASSFTPAPFPFPQITTGFSFPSFTLASCSDGNLTCTGSVTSRNGYLSLTPEPQQGNPTLPLNQVGRVLYKYPLLAWPAMIYSKFTFRILTSPYSIESADGLTFIIAPDKSPSPSDSYGSYLGIMDPTKDGHADGQLAVEFDTYKNTNDLDANHIAIVTKSVLHPIEVRSLNYTGIDLKSGRDIKVLIVLDGRTKSIRVHVGYASDPIGETFLEVPIDIPNTLPSFIYVGFTASTGLLTERHQILNWNLASFPIKK, from the exons ATGTTTGTGTTTCTGcttctctttgcttttcttaacCAAGCTTCTTCATTCACTCCAGCTCCTTTTCCATTCCCTCAAATCACCACTGGTTTCAGCTTTCCTTCATTCACCCTAGCAAGTTGCAGTGATGGTAACTTAACTTGCACAGGTTCAGTTACAAGTCGCAACGGCTACTTAAGCCTAACCCCAGAGCCACAACAAGGCAATCCAACCTTACCACTAAATCAAGTTGGCAGGGTTCTATACAAATACCCTTTGCTTGCTTGGCCAGCAATGATCTATAGTAAATTCACGTTCAGGATTCTTACCTCCCCTTATTCAATTGAATCTGCCGACGGACTAACATTTATTATCGCACCAGACAAGAGTCCCTCGCCATCTGACAGCTATGGTTCCTATCTTGGAATAATGGATCCAACAAAAGATG GTCATGCTGATGGTCAATTAGCTGTGGAGTTTGACACTTACAAGAATACAAATGATTTGGATGCAAATCACATTGCGATTGTCACAAAAAGTGTATTACATCCAATTGAAGTTAGGAGTCTCAATTATACCGGAATTGACCTGAAAAGTGGAAGAGATATCAAGGTTCTAATAGTATTGGATGGGAGGACAAAGTCAATTAGAGTCCACGTTGGATATGCATCTGATCCAATAGGTGAGACTTTTCTTGAGGTGCCTATTGACATCCCAAATACCCTGCCAAGCTTCATCTATGTGGGATTCACAGCATCTACAGGGCTTCTCACTGAGCGTCATCAGATTCTCAACTGGAATTTAGCATCATTTCCAATCAAGAAATGA